A region of Streptomyces sp. NBC_01750 DNA encodes the following proteins:
- a CDS encoding TetR family transcriptional regulator → MSHTVGIRQAQKQKTRQALLDAALQLLEEQSLSSLGLREVTRAVGVAPTAFYRHFRDTADLGVALVEEALGSLHAMIGEALAETGDDVRIDRTVALIADLVRRSPAHVRFIARERHGGVQPVRKAIGAQLRRFADEVAAAFAREPESAGWSEADLRMLAGVYVDHMVMTAYTFLEAGPEGEERVSSVARRQLRLVSLGRRHWLD, encoded by the coding sequence ATGAGTCACACCGTCGGGATCCGTCAGGCCCAGAAACAGAAGACCCGTCAGGCCCTCCTGGACGCCGCGCTGCAGCTCCTCGAGGAGCAGAGCCTGAGCAGCCTCGGACTGCGTGAGGTGACTCGGGCCGTGGGTGTGGCACCGACGGCGTTCTACCGGCACTTCAGAGACACGGCCGACCTCGGCGTCGCGCTCGTCGAGGAGGCGCTCGGCAGCCTGCACGCCATGATCGGCGAGGCGCTCGCCGAGACCGGTGACGATGTACGTATCGACCGGACCGTCGCGCTGATCGCGGATCTCGTCCGCAGATCCCCCGCGCATGTCCGGTTCATCGCCCGCGAGCGCCATGGCGGAGTGCAGCCCGTACGCAAGGCGATAGGCGCGCAACTGCGCCGGTTCGCCGACGAGGTGGCGGCGGCCTTCGCACGCGAGCCGGAGTCGGCGGGATGGAGCGAGGCGGATCTGCGGATGCTCGCGGGCGTCTATGTCGACCACATGGTGATGACGGCGTACACGTTCCTGGAGGCCGGTCCCGAGGGCGAGGAGCGGGTCAGTTCGGTGGCCCGCCGCCAGCTGCGTCTGGTGAGTCTGGGCCGGCGCCACTGGCTGGACTGA
- a CDS encoding helix-turn-helix transcriptional regulator has product MKSDRLLSILLLLQTRGLVPAAELAERLEVSVRTIYRDIEALSSSGVPVYAERGRHGGITLLPGFRTDVTGLTADESRALFVLAAQGVHSALGLDEALGSALRKVMAALPEPHRPAAELTSRRILVDPARWMRVPQPAVDLDVLNSAVFTDRRLRLRYRHSGTTEPRTYTLDPYGLVVKAGVWYLVADHRAAPRLFRADRVLAATLTDAPVRRRPGRELADVWQVLRRQVEARPADVRVTALVRTDRLDMFLRIQAGQIAEEPQVAGEWARVELALSTAAAARALLAFGDSVEVLSPPEAREELARAAAAVAELYGNGPAGPVSPASGAGPDSPDAAGGGPPN; this is encoded by the coding sequence GTGAAATCCGACCGGCTGCTATCGATCCTGCTGCTCCTCCAGACCCGCGGTCTTGTCCCGGCCGCCGAACTCGCCGAGCGGCTCGAAGTCTCCGTACGCACCATCTACCGCGACATAGAGGCGCTCTCCTCCTCCGGCGTCCCCGTCTACGCCGAGCGCGGGCGGCACGGCGGCATCACGCTGCTGCCCGGCTTCCGTACCGATGTCACCGGGCTGACCGCCGACGAGTCCCGCGCCCTCTTCGTCCTCGCCGCCCAGGGCGTCCACTCCGCGCTCGGCCTCGACGAGGCGCTCGGCTCCGCACTGCGCAAGGTCATGGCCGCGCTGCCCGAACCGCACCGGCCGGCGGCCGAGTTGACGAGCCGGCGGATCCTGGTCGACCCGGCCCGCTGGATGCGCGTACCGCAGCCGGCCGTCGATCTGGACGTGCTGAACTCCGCCGTCTTCACCGACCGACGGCTGCGACTGCGCTACCGGCACAGCGGGACGACCGAACCGCGGACCTATACGCTCGATCCGTACGGACTCGTCGTCAAGGCGGGCGTCTGGTACCTGGTCGCCGACCACCGGGCCGCCCCTCGGCTCTTCCGCGCGGACCGCGTGCTCGCCGCCACTCTCACCGACGCGCCGGTCCGGCGGCGCCCCGGCCGGGAACTGGCGGACGTCTGGCAGGTGTTGCGCCGTCAGGTCGAGGCCCGCCCGGCGGATGTACGGGTGACGGCGCTGGTGCGGACCGACCGGCTGGACATGTTCCTGCGTATACAGGCCGGTCAGATCGCCGAGGAGCCTCAGGTCGCCGGCGAGTGGGCGCGCGTGGAGCTCGCGCTGTCGACCGCGGCCGCGGCCCGCGCGCTGCTCGCCTTCGGCGACAGCGTGGAGGTGCTCTCCCCGCCCGAGGCGCGAGAAGAGCTGGCCCGCGCGGCCGCGGCCGTCGCCGAGTTGTACGGAAACGGGCCCGCCGGGCCCGTCAGTCCAGCCAGTGGCGCCGGCCCAGACTCACCAGACGCAGCTGGCGGCGGGCCACCGAACTGA
- a CDS encoding cysteine desulfurase family protein, whose product MAYLDHAATTPMLPEAVEAMTAQLTVTGNASALHAAGRRARRAVEEARETLAEALGARPSEVVFTSGGTEADNLAVKGLYWSRRDADPARTRVLASPVEHHAVLDAVDWLGEHEGATVEFLPVDAYGRVQPEALRQAIARNPDDVALATVMWANNEIGTVMPVAELSAVAKEFGVPLHADAVQAFGQLEVDFAASGLAAMTVSGHKVGGPYGIGALLLGREYSPVPVLHGGGQERHVRSGTLDAPAIASFAVAGRLAAERREDFAHEIGSLRDDLVRAVRTAVPDAILGGDPDDRLPANAHFSFPGCEGDSLLLLLDAQGIECSTGSACTAGVAQPSHVLLATGTDPDLARGTLRFSLGHTSTKADVDAVAEAIGPAVERARTAGLV is encoded by the coding sequence ATGGCTTACCTGGACCACGCTGCGACCACTCCGATGCTGCCGGAAGCCGTCGAGGCGATGACCGCGCAGCTCACCGTCACCGGCAACGCCTCCGCGCTGCACGCCGCCGGGCGCCGGGCCCGCCGCGCCGTCGAGGAGGCCCGCGAGACCCTCGCCGAGGCGCTCGGCGCACGGCCCAGCGAGGTGGTCTTCACCTCCGGCGGCACGGAGGCCGACAACCTCGCCGTGAAGGGCCTGTACTGGTCGAGGCGCGACGCCGACCCGGCCAGGACTCGCGTACTGGCCAGCCCCGTCGAGCACCACGCTGTCCTCGACGCCGTCGACTGGCTCGGCGAGCACGAGGGGGCGACGGTCGAGTTCCTGCCGGTCGACGCGTACGGGCGGGTGCAGCCCGAGGCGCTGCGCCAGGCCATCGCGCGCAATCCCGACGATGTCGCGCTCGCCACGGTCATGTGGGCCAACAACGAGATCGGCACCGTCATGCCGGTGGCCGAACTCTCCGCCGTCGCGAAGGAGTTCGGCGTCCCGCTGCACGCCGACGCGGTCCAGGCCTTCGGCCAGCTCGAAGTGGACTTCGCCGCATCGGGTCTGGCCGCCATGACCGTCTCCGGACACAAGGTCGGCGGCCCGTACGGCATCGGTGCGCTGCTGCTCGGCCGTGAGTACAGCCCGGTGCCCGTTTTGCACGGTGGCGGCCAGGAGCGCCACGTGCGTTCCGGCACCCTCGACGCCCCCGCCATCGCGTCCTTCGCCGTGGCCGGCCGCCTCGCCGCCGAGCGGCGTGAGGACTTCGCCCACGAGATCGGCTCGCTGCGCGACGACCTGGTCCGCGCCGTCCGTACGGCGGTCCCGGACGCGATCCTCGGCGGCGACCCGGACGACCGCCTCCCCGCCAACGCCCACTTCTCCTTCCCCGGCTGTGAGGGCGACTCCCTGCTTCTGCTGCTGGACGCACAGGGCATCGAGTGCTCCACGGGCTCCGCGTGTACGGCCGGCGTCGCCCAGCCCAGCCATGTACTCCTCGCCACCGGTACCGACCCGGACCTGGCCCGCGGCACCCTGCGCTTCAGCCTCGGCCACACCTCCACCAAGGCGGATGTGGACGCGGTCGCGGAAGCCATCGGCCCGGCAGTGGAAAGGGCCCGTACGGCCGGTCTGGTCTGA
- a CDS encoding thioesterase family protein — MAQAVQATIGDSEFDRDTAVTLRAPGIYDAELSAGWTIIRAVNGGYLLALLGRALGDALPHPDPFTVSAHYLTASHPGPAVIRTEVVRTGRTLSTGQASLFQYAEDGTEVERIRVLASYGDLDALPDDVRTSAEPPVMPALQDCLGPSDGPAPKIPGSSAITERLNIKLDPTTVGWAVGAPSGKGEMRGWFALADGRDADPFSLLLTVDALPPTSFELGLKGWTPTVELTTHIRCRPAPGPLRVSIATRNLAGGFLEEDAEVWDSADRLVAQSRQLAKAPRD; from the coding sequence ATGGCACAGGCAGTACAGGCAACCATCGGGGACAGTGAGTTCGACCGCGACACCGCTGTCACCCTGCGCGCACCGGGCATCTATGACGCGGAGCTCTCGGCGGGCTGGACGATCATCCGCGCCGTCAACGGCGGCTACCTGCTGGCCCTGCTCGGCCGTGCGCTCGGGGACGCTCTGCCGCACCCCGACCCGTTCACGGTCTCGGCGCACTACCTCACGGCGTCGCACCCGGGCCCCGCGGTCATCCGCACCGAGGTCGTACGCACCGGCCGCACGCTCTCCACCGGCCAGGCCTCGCTGTTCCAGTACGCCGAGGACGGCACGGAGGTCGAGCGCATCCGCGTCCTCGCCTCGTACGGAGACCTGGACGCGCTGCCCGACGACGTACGCACGTCGGCGGAGCCGCCCGTCATGCCGGCGCTCCAGGACTGCCTCGGCCCGTCCGACGGTCCCGCGCCGAAGATCCCCGGCAGCTCGGCCATCACGGAACGCCTGAACATCAAGCTCGACCCGACGACCGTCGGCTGGGCCGTCGGCGCCCCCTCCGGCAAGGGCGAGATGCGCGGCTGGTTCGCCCTCGCCGACGGCCGTGACGCCGACCCGTTCTCGCTGCTGCTCACGGTCGACGCGCTGCCGCCGACCTCGTTCGAGCTGGGCCTGAAGGGCTGGACGCCGACGGTCGAACTCACCACGCACATCCGCTGCCGCCCGGCCCCCGGACCGCTCCGGGTCTCCATCGCGACCCGCAACCTGGCCGGTGGATTCCTGGAGGAGGACGCGGAGGTCTGGGACAGCGCGGACCGCCTGGTGGCTCAGTCGCGCCAGCTGGCGAAGGCTCCGCGCGACTGA
- a CDS encoding DUF4190 domain-containing protein yields MQLTATARTARTARGARTESTLGDAADRNATQPGTRPATQSETRPEARRDADGMAVAAFVLGLVGLLVMNILLGPIAVVLAVIALWRGTTRRFRALLGLALGVADLAVLAVLVSVNGTVVWGLGG; encoded by the coding sequence ATGCAACTCACCGCTACCGCACGCACTGCACGCACCGCACGCGGCGCCCGCACCGAGAGCACCCTCGGGGATGCCGCCGACCGGAATGCCACTCAGCCCGGAACCCGGCCGGCTACGCAGTCCGAAACCCGTCCCGAAGCGCGGCGCGACGCCGACGGCATGGCCGTCGCCGCGTTCGTCCTCGGCCTGGTCGGCCTGCTCGTGATGAACATCCTGCTCGGCCCGATCGCCGTGGTGCTGGCCGTGATCGCCCTCTGGCGAGGCACCACCCGCCGCTTCCGCGCCCTGCTCGGACTCGCACTCGGCGTCGCCGACCTGGCCGTTCTCGCCGTACTCGTCAGCGTGAACGGAACCGTCGTCTGGGGCCTCGGAGGCTGA
- a CDS encoding SRPBCC family protein — MNPHSDTLTTADGRTALRMERRLAQPPQRVWAAITQPAHLARWFPSEVSVELRPGGAIGFVFPGSGEPGMTGTVTDAEEPRVFAFTWGEDHLRWEITPEGDGSLLTLVHTFGDRFGAASFASGWHLCITALGQLLDDGKVDVTQDTFGELHETYLAQFDLGRGVVEHTADGRRIRIERQLVRPVETVWAELTSGTEPLKGTPAPKGFTAPRTPPGPVSEVHAPDLLAFTTHSGGEVRWQLTPGTGHGPRLILTESGPGDFDAESALTAWQSRVDALAARLPEK, encoded by the coding sequence ATGAACCCGCACTCCGACACTCTCACCACTGCGGACGGGCGCACCGCGCTCCGGATGGAGCGCCGGCTCGCGCAGCCGCCGCAGCGAGTCTGGGCCGCCATCACCCAACCCGCCCACCTCGCCCGGTGGTTCCCGTCCGAGGTGTCCGTGGAGCTCAGGCCCGGAGGGGCAATCGGCTTCGTCTTCCCCGGTTCCGGCGAGCCGGGGATGACAGGCACCGTGACGGACGCAGAGGAGCCGCGTGTCTTCGCCTTCACCTGGGGCGAGGACCATCTGCGCTGGGAGATCACCCCGGAGGGCGATGGCTCGCTGCTCACCCTCGTCCACACCTTCGGCGACCGCTTCGGCGCGGCGAGCTTCGCCTCGGGCTGGCATCTGTGCATCACCGCGCTGGGCCAGTTGTTGGACGACGGGAAGGTCGACGTCACACAGGACACCTTCGGTGAACTGCACGAGACGTACCTCGCGCAGTTCGATCTGGGCCGCGGCGTGGTCGAGCACACGGCGGACGGTCGCCGGATCCGCATCGAACGCCAGCTGGTGCGCCCCGTGGAGACGGTCTGGGCCGAACTGACTTCGGGCACGGAGCCGTTGAAGGGCACACCGGCACCGAAGGGGTTCACCGCACCGCGGACTCCTCCGGGCCCGGTCAGCGAAGTGCACGCCCCGGACCTGCTGGCTTTCACCACCCACTCCGGGGGTGAGGTCCGCTGGCAGCTGACCCCCGGCACGGGCCACGGCCCGCGCCTGATCCTGACCGAATCGGGTCCGGGCGACTTCGACGCGGAATCGGCGCTGACGGCCTGGCAGTCCCGCGTCGACGCCTTGGCGGCCCGCCTGCCGGAGAAGTAG
- a CDS encoding dipeptide ABC transporter ATP-binding protein — protein sequence MAIPEQATSSPEPLLKVTGLVKHFPITKGLLRRQAGAVQAVDGISFDVLPGETLGVVGESGCGKSTMGRLITRLLEPTGGKIEFEGKDITHLGVAGMRPMRRDVQMIFQDPYGSLNPRHTVGSIVSAPFKLQGVTPEGGIKKEVQRLLGLVGLNPEHYNRYPHEFSGGQRQRIGIARALALKPKLVVADEPVSALDVSIQAQVVNLLDDLQDELGLTYVIIAHDLSVIRHVSDRIAVMYLGKIVELTDRKSLYESPMHPYTKALLSAVPVPDPKRRGAKSDRILLKGDVPSPISPPSGCRFHTRCWKATDICKTQEPPLLALKTGHQVACHHPENAPDLAPGDAALLPSAREAIEIVDVTPKASETAGASLAKSDEDADHTEAGASLAKAEPEAIEAETPAAAASDDAADSGPEPAVGEDADAQPGDRTGPVEGKASDG from the coding sequence ATGGCGATCCCGGAGCAGGCCACCTCCTCGCCCGAGCCGTTGCTCAAGGTCACCGGACTGGTCAAGCACTTCCCGATCACGAAGGGGCTGCTGCGCCGGCAGGCCGGTGCCGTTCAGGCGGTCGACGGCATCAGCTTCGACGTACTTCCCGGCGAGACGCTCGGTGTCGTGGGTGAGTCCGGCTGTGGCAAGTCGACGATGGGCCGGCTCATCACCCGGCTGCTCGAACCGACCGGTGGCAAGATCGAGTTCGAGGGCAAGGACATCACGCACCTCGGTGTCGCGGGCATGCGCCCGATGCGCCGGGACGTGCAGATGATCTTCCAGGACCCGTACGGCTCGCTGAACCCGCGCCACACGGTCGGTTCGATCGTCAGCGCGCCGTTCAAGCTGCAGGGCGTCACACCCGAGGGCGGGATCAAGAAGGAGGTCCAGCGGCTGCTGGGCCTGGTCGGTCTCAACCCCGAGCACTACAACCGCTACCCGCACGAGTTCTCCGGCGGCCAGCGCCAGCGCATCGGTATCGCGCGGGCCCTCGCCCTGAAGCCGAAGCTGGTCGTGGCGGACGAGCCGGTCTCGGCGCTGGACGTGTCGATCCAGGCGCAGGTGGTGAATCTGCTGGACGACCTCCAGGACGAGCTGGGTCTCACCTATGTGATCATCGCCCACGACCTGTCGGTCATCCGCCATGTCTCGGACCGCATCGCGGTGATGTACCTGGGCAAGATCGTCGAGCTGACGGACCGCAAGTCGCTGTACGAGTCGCCGATGCACCCGTACACGAAGGCGCTGCTCTCGGCGGTGCCGGTGCCTGACCCGAAGCGGCGTGGCGCCAAGAGCGACCGCATCCTGCTCAAGGGCGACGTCCCGTCGCCGATCTCCCCGCCGAGCGGCTGCCGGTTCCACACCCGGTGCTGGAAGGCGACGGATATCTGCAAGACGCAGGAACCGCCGCTGCTGGCACTGAAGACGGGCCACCAGGTGGCCTGCCACCACCCGGAGAACGCACCGGACCTGGCCCCGGGCGACGCGGCGCTCCTGCCGTCGGCGCGGGAGGCGATCGAGATCGTCGACGTGACGCCGAAGGCATCGGAGACCGCAGGGGCGAGCCTTGCGAAGTCCGACGAGGACGCGGACCACACCGAGGCCGGGGCGAGCCTCGCCAAGGCCGAGCCTGAGGCCATCGAGGCGGAGACCCCGGCCGCCGCGGCGTCGGACGACGCCGCCGACAGCGGGCCTGAGCCTGCCGTGGGTGAGGACGCCGATGCGCAGCCGGGCGACAGGACCGGGCCCGTCGAAGGCAAGGCGTCCGACGGGTAG
- a CDS encoding ABC transporter ATP-binding protein produces the protein MTDLTKTGAVGEPVSAGSAPSTAFLEVRDLQVHFPTDDGLVKSVDGLSFTLEKGKTLGIVGESGSGKSVTSLGIMGLHRVGQYGRQKAHLSGEIWLNGKELLTADPDEVRRLRGRDMAMIFQDPLSAMHPYFTIGKQISEAYQVHNKADKKTALKRAVELLDRVGIPEPHKRVDSYPHEFSGGMRQRAMIAMALVNNPELLIADEPTTALDVTVQAQILDLIRDLQKEFGSAVIIITHDLGVVAELADDILVMYGGRCVERGPAEKVFYEPQHPYTWGLLGSMPRIDRDQTERLIPVKGSPPSLINIPSGCAFHPRCPYADVPKGGITRTERPELREVGSRHHSACHMSQEDRTRIWTEEIAPKL, from the coding sequence ATGACCGATCTGACGAAGACCGGCGCCGTCGGCGAGCCCGTCTCCGCGGGCTCGGCCCCCTCCACCGCCTTCCTCGAGGTACGCGACCTCCAGGTGCACTTCCCGACCGACGACGGTCTCGTGAAGTCGGTCGACGGACTCTCCTTCACGCTGGAGAAGGGCAAGACCCTCGGCATCGTGGGTGAGTCCGGTTCCGGCAAGTCGGTGACCTCGCTCGGCATCATGGGCCTGCACCGCGTCGGCCAGTACGGCCGGCAGAAGGCGCACCTCTCCGGCGAGATCTGGCTGAACGGCAAGGAACTGTTGACCGCAGATCCGGACGAGGTACGCCGCCTGCGCGGCCGCGACATGGCGATGATCTTCCAGGATCCGCTGTCCGCGATGCATCCGTACTTCACCATCGGCAAGCAGATCAGCGAGGCGTACCAGGTCCACAACAAGGCGGACAAGAAGACCGCCCTGAAGCGGGCCGTCGAGTTGCTGGACCGGGTGGGCATCCCGGAGCCCCACAAGCGGGTGGACAGCTACCCGCACGAGTTCTCCGGCGGTATGCGCCAGCGCGCGATGATCGCGATGGCGCTGGTCAACAACCCCGAGCTGCTCATCGCGGACGAGCCGACCACCGCGCTGGACGTCACCGTCCAGGCGCAGATCCTCGACCTGATCCGGGATCTGCAGAAGGAGTTCGGCTCCGCGGTCATCATCATCACCCATGACCTGGGCGTCGTCGCCGAGCTGGCCGACGACATCCTGGTGATGTACGGCGGCCGCTGCGTCGAGCGGGGTCCGGCCGAGAAGGTCTTCTACGAGCCGCAGCACCCCTACACCTGGGGCCTGCTGGGCTCGATGCCGCGTATCGACCGTGACCAGACCGAGCGCCTCATCCCGGTCAAGGGTTCCCCGCCCAGCCTGATCAACATCCCCAGTGGCTGTGCTTTCCACCCGCGTTGCCCGTACGCCGATGTGCCCAAGGGCGGGATCACCCGCACCGAGCGGCCGGAGCTGCGGGAGGTCGGCAGCCGACACCACTCGGCCTGCCACATGTCGCAGGAGGACCGCACGCGGATCTGGACCGAAGAGATTGCGCCGAAGCTTTGA
- a CDS encoding ABC transporter permease: MLAYLIRRIFAVIVMLMVITLVTFGIFFLFPKMIGTDPALYFVGKQSDPASIEGIRQKMGLDDPILVQFGKFVAGLAVGRTYANGSDVTQCAAPCFGYSFKTEQEVWPLLLEWLPVTLSLAAGAVVLWVIGGVSTGIISALKRGTPLDRSAMGIALGGVSLPIYFTGMLSLALFSDQLGWFDRPDAAFSEDPAAWFNGMVLPWVTLAFLYAAMYARLTRATMLEVLNEDYIRTARAKGLTEPVVIGKHAMRSTMTPILTVLGLDLGALVGGAVLTESTFSLHGLGYNAVKAISDHDLPVILGVTLIAAFFVVLANLVVDLMYAVIDPRVRLS; the protein is encoded by the coding sequence GTGCTTGCATATCTCATCAGGCGAATCTTCGCCGTCATCGTCATGCTGATGGTCATCACGCTGGTGACCTTCGGAATCTTCTTCCTCTTCCCCAAGATGATCGGGACGGACCCGGCGCTGTACTTCGTCGGCAAACAGTCCGACCCCGCCTCCATCGAGGGCATCCGGCAGAAGATGGGCCTGGACGACCCGATCCTGGTCCAGTTCGGGAAGTTCGTGGCCGGGCTGGCTGTCGGACGGACGTACGCCAACGGCTCCGACGTGACGCAATGCGCCGCGCCCTGCTTCGGGTACTCGTTCAAAACCGAGCAGGAGGTCTGGCCGCTGCTGCTCGAGTGGCTGCCGGTCACCCTCTCGCTCGCCGCGGGTGCTGTCGTGCTCTGGGTGATCGGTGGTGTCTCCACCGGCATCATCTCCGCCCTCAAGCGCGGTACGCCGCTGGACCGTTCGGCGATGGGCATCGCTCTCGGCGGTGTCTCGCTGCCCATCTACTTCACCGGCATGCTCTCCCTGGCGCTCTTCTCCGACCAGCTGGGGTGGTTCGACCGGCCGGACGCGGCGTTCAGTGAGGATCCGGCGGCCTGGTTCAACGGCATGGTTCTGCCGTGGGTCACGCTGGCCTTCCTGTACGCCGCGATGTACGCCAGGCTCACCCGCGCCACCATGCTGGAGGTCCTCAACGAGGACTACATCCGCACCGCCAGAGCCAAGGGCCTCACGGAACCGGTGGTCATCGGCAAGCACGCGATGCGCTCGACCATGACCCCGATCCTGACCGTCCTCGGCCTGGACCTCGGAGCCCTGGTGGGCGGCGCGGTCCTGACCGAGAGCACCTTCTCCCTGCACGGCCTCGGCTACAACGCGGTGAAGGCAATCAGCGACCACGATCTGCCCGTGATCCTCGGAGTCACGCTCATCGCGGCCTTCTTCGTCGTCCTCGCCAACCTCGTCGTGGACCTCATGTACGCAGTGATCGACCCCCGAGTGAGGCTCTCATGA
- a CDS encoding TIGR03086 family metal-binding protein: MDTMNDPRPLYERAADQFASVLKTVTPERLDGPTPCTEFDVRALLSHVVGGVHRIALIGEGGDGLSVPARVDGVADDGWVTAYEEAHRRFTAAWADDTKLTREVTVPWGTVPGAAAVGGYVMETLTHTWDLSWSLGHPLPLDPALAEVILPIAHEVLPPESRAEGAPFGPVREAPEGADAYDRLAAWLGRSV; encoded by the coding sequence ATGGACACCATGAACGATCCCCGCCCCTTGTACGAGCGCGCGGCCGACCAGTTCGCGAGCGTGCTGAAGACCGTGACGCCGGAGCGGCTCGACGGCCCGACACCGTGTACGGAGTTCGATGTACGGGCGCTGCTGTCCCATGTCGTGGGCGGTGTACACCGGATCGCGCTCATCGGGGAGGGCGGGGACGGCCTGTCCGTGCCGGCCCGGGTGGACGGTGTCGCGGACGACGGCTGGGTGACGGCGTACGAGGAGGCCCACCGCCGGTTCACGGCGGCGTGGGCGGACGACACGAAGCTGACCCGTGAGGTCACGGTCCCGTGGGGCACGGTGCCGGGCGCGGCCGCGGTGGGAGGCTACGTGATGGAGACACTCACGCACACGTGGGACCTCTCGTGGTCCCTGGGCCACCCGCTGCCGCTCGACCCGGCCCTGGCGGAGGTGATCCTGCCGATCGCCCACGAGGTGCTGCCGCCCGAATCCCGCGCGGAAGGCGCTCCCTTCGGGCCGGTGCGGGAAGCGCCGGAGGGTGCTGACGCGTACGACCGCCTGGCGGCGTGGCTGGGGCGCTCGGTGTGA
- a CDS encoding N-acetylmuramoyl-L-alanine amidase: MGSDSKRDGGGGRQAVSRRAVLIGGGAAVVGAGVLARDELKRLWWRVPGITKARKAGEIDHAGAEWTAASRANRRLADRPDDYPIDRVVIHVVQGSYPSALKSFKDPGHGAATHYVVRKDGHVAQMIRELDVAFHSGNRSYNERSIGIEHEGFVDRPAGFTDAMYRSSAKLTADICGRYGIPVDREHIIGHVEVPGTDHTDPGPHWDWDRYMRLVGDARAAAR, from the coding sequence ATGGGGAGTGATTCGAAGCGCGATGGCGGGGGCGGCAGGCAGGCCGTGAGCAGGCGGGCCGTGCTGATCGGCGGCGGGGCCGCGGTGGTGGGCGCCGGCGTGCTGGCCAGGGACGAGCTGAAGCGCCTCTGGTGGCGGGTGCCGGGGATCACGAAGGCACGCAAGGCGGGTGAGATCGACCACGCGGGCGCGGAATGGACTGCCGCGTCACGGGCGAACCGGCGACTCGCGGACCGGCCCGACGACTACCCCATCGACCGCGTGGTCATCCATGTCGTCCAGGGCAGCTATCCGTCGGCGCTCAAGTCCTTCAAGGATCCTGGGCACGGGGCCGCGACGCACTATGTCGTACGCAAGGACGGGCATGTGGCTCAGATGATCCGTGAGCTGGATGTGGCCTTCCACTCCGGGAACCGCTCGTACAACGAACGCAGCATCGGCATAGAGCACGAGGGTTTCGTGGACCGGCCGGCCGGTTTCACGGACGCGATGTACCGGTCGTCGGCGAAACTGACGGCGGACATCTGCGGGCGGTACGGGATACCGGTGGACCGCGAGCACATCATCGGGCATGTGGAGGTGCCGGGGACGGACCACACCGATCCCGGGCCACACTGGGACTGGGACCGCTACATGAGGCTGGTGGGGGACGCTCGGGCGGCGGCCCGGTAG
- a CDS encoding ArsR/SmtB family transcription factor, translating to MPIPFDVLADPSRRRILDRLLERPHLVGELTDRLGLSQPGTSKHLRVLREAGLVRVRQDAQRRWYELTPEPLAELDAWLAHYRHLWAGSLDAPPDFVRVDPHGRQSDAMEDDSS from the coding sequence ATGCCCATACCGTTCGACGTGCTCGCGGATCCGAGCAGGCGCAGGATCCTCGATCGGCTTCTGGAGCGTCCGCACCTGGTCGGTGAGCTCACCGACCGGCTCGGCCTGAGCCAGCCCGGCACCTCCAAGCATCTGCGAGTGCTGCGGGAGGCCGGTCTGGTCCGGGTCCGCCAGGACGCCCAGCGCCGCTGGTACGAGCTGACGCCCGAGCCCCTCGCGGAGCTCGACGCCTGGCTCGCGCACTACCGCCATCTGTGGGCGGGGAGTCTCGACGCTCCCCCGGACTTCGTCCGGGTGGACCCCCATGGACGACAGTCCGACGCGATGGAGGACGACTCCTCATGA
- a CDS encoding trimeric intracellular cation channel family protein translates to MLHELFTPSVQHALDLAGIFVFAISGALLAVRKNFDVFGIAVLAEVTALGGGLLRDLIIGAVPPAAFSDLGYFLMPLVATALVFFLHPHVERIQVGVNVFDAAGLGLFCVTGTTKAYEYGLGLTFSAALGLATAVGGGVLRDVLANEVPSLLRWDRDLYAVPAIVGATMVVVAIQFDVLNAATSGFAVVTAFVLRLLAMRFHWRAPRAWNRRSAAAEES, encoded by the coding sequence GTGCTCCATGAACTGTTCACGCCCTCCGTCCAGCATGCGCTCGACCTCGCCGGGATCTTCGTCTTCGCGATCTCCGGCGCACTGCTCGCCGTACGCAAGAATTTCGACGTCTTCGGCATCGCGGTGCTCGCTGAGGTGACCGCGCTGGGCGGAGGGCTCCTTCGTGACCTGATCATCGGGGCCGTCCCGCCCGCGGCCTTCAGCGATCTCGGTTACTTCCTCATGCCGCTCGTGGCGACCGCTCTGGTCTTCTTCCTGCATCCGCACGTCGAGCGCATCCAGGTCGGTGTCAATGTCTTCGACGCCGCAGGCCTCGGCCTGTTCTGCGTCACCGGCACCACCAAGGCCTACGAGTACGGGCTCGGCCTCACCTTCTCCGCCGCGCTCGGGCTTGCCACCGCCGTGGGTGGCGGTGTGCTGCGTGACGTACTCGCCAACGAGGTGCCGTCGCTGCTGCGCTGGGACCGTGATCTGTACGCCGTCCCCGCCATTGTCGGCGCGACCATGGTGGTGGTCGCCATCCAGTTCGACGTACTGAACGCGGCCACCAGTGGATTCGCCGTGGTGACCGCGTTCGTGCTGCGGCTGCTCGCGATGCGCTTCCACTGGCGCGCGCCGCGCGCCTGGAACCGGCGCTCGGCAGCCGCCGAAGAGAGCTAG